From Mycobacterium cookii:
TGCCCGGAGGATTCGCCGTGCGCTACCACCCCGCGAGCCTGCCGCTGCAGGTCGGGGGGGACTGGTACGACGTCGTCAAGCTCGACCACGGCCGCGTCGCATTGATCGTCGGCGACTGCGTCGGTCATGGTTTGGCCGCCGCCACGGTGATGGGTCAGCTGCGGAGCGCCTGCCGGGCGTTGCTGCTGGAGAAATCCAGTCCCCGCGCTGTGCTTGCCGGGCTGGACCGTTTCGCCGCGCGGTTGCCCGGCGCCGGCTGTACCACGGCGTTCTGCGCCGTGCTCACCCTGGCCACCGGCGAACTGGTGTACTCGAGCGCCGGCCATCCGCCGGCCATCATCGTGCACGCCGACGGCACCACCGGGATGCTCGACGGCGGACAGGGCTTTCCCCTGACGGTTCGCCCAAATCAGCCCAGGCCCGAGGCTCACGCCACAATGGCGCCCCGCTCGACACTGCTGCTCTACACCGACGGTTTGGTCGAACGTCGCGGCAACTCCATCGAGGACGGCATGGCCCGCGCCGCCGGCCTCGTCGGCAACGGCCGCTCGAGCGAGTTGGACGACGTGGCAAACAAGTTGATGTCTGAGCTCGAGCCCACCGGCGGCTATCCCGACGACGTCGCCATCCTGCTCTATCGGCAGCCGGCTCCGCTGGAGATGGACTTCACCGCCGACGTGCGCCATCTCGCCCCGAGCCGCGCTGCGTTGAGAACGTGGCTCACCCAGGCCGGTGTCGAGCCGGATCAGGTTCAGGACATGCTCATCGCCACCGGCGAAGCCGTCGCCAATGCGATCGAACACGGTCACCGCGGCCATCCCGAGGGCACCATCTCGCTGCGTGCGTCCGCCGTCGCCGACGGGCTCCAGGTCAGCGTCGTCGACACCGGCGTCTGGAAGACACCGCGCCACGTGCCCAGCGACTACCGGGGTCGCGGCATTTCGCTCATGCGATGTCTGGTGCAGGACTTGAGCATCCATTCCAATGACGCGGGTACTACAGTTCACATGTACGCAAGGATCCCGTAATGATGACCCCGCTCACCCTTGAAACGGACCGTGGCGCCGATGGGACGCCACGGGTCATTGCGGCGGGCGAAATCGACACCAGCAACATCCATGTCTTCACCGAGGCGCTGACCAGCGCCACCAACGGCACCCGCGGACCGATCACCGTCGACATGAGCGCGGTCAAATACCTCGACAGCGCGGGCATCAATGTACTTTTCAAGCACGCCGACGAGATTGATCGCCTGCACCTCATCGTCCACCCATTCCTCATGCGGGTCCTGACGATCACCGGGCTCAGCGAGATCGCCACGGTTCAACCGGCGCCTACGCCGGACGGCGGCGGTTCGACGCCGGCCTGACGCGTAGCTCAGTGATGGTCGAGATGCTGTGCGGCATTACAGATTCCGTCAGGCGGCATGTCCAGGCGGTCGGTGATC
This genomic window contains:
- a CDS encoding STAS domain-containing protein, whose product is MMTPLTLETDRGADGTPRVIAAGEIDTSNIHVFTEALTSATNGTRGPITVDMSAVKYLDSAGINVLFKHADEIDRLHLIVHPFLMRVLTITGLSEIATVQPAPTPDGGGSTPA